Genomic segment of Dongia rigui:
TCAACCGACAGCGTCGTCTGCGTGATATAGGCGAGCTTGCTTGGATCCTTGACCTCGAGCTTGGCCACGTCATCGGTCGTGGAGATCAGCAGGACACCGCCGGGAACCTGGCCCATCGTGCCTTCGACTTCCGGATGGCCGGCGTGGCCGATCAGAATGACCTGGCGGCCCTGGTCGGCATAGCGCGTGCCCTCGGTATGGACCTTGGAGACGAGCGGGCAGGTGGCGTCGATGACATTGAGGCCACGCTCGCGCGCCGCTTGGACGACTGTCTTCGAAACGCCGTGCGCACTGAAGATCGCATAGCGGCCCTCGGGAATCTCGTCGAGTTCCTCGACAAAGACGGCGCCCTTGGCGCGCAGGCCTTCAACGACATGACGATTGTGCACGATCTCGTGCCGGACATAGACCGGCGGTCCGAAACGCTCGATCGCACGCTCGACAATCTCGATCGCGCGTTCGACACCGGCGCAAAAACCGCGCGGCTGAGCCAAAACTACCCGCATGCCAATCGATCCACTCTGTTCAACAGAAAAAAAGACAAATACCCTAGCTCGGCGCTCAGTCTTGGCGCCAGATCGCAACACAGTTGAAACGCTGTGGGCAGCCGGGACTGAAAGGACCGTTTACACAGAATTGCCTTCTGTTGCCACTGAAAATACCCCATAGCTGGGTTAGCAGTGGGTTCGGTATGGTGCAATGCGCAATAATCTAACGATTTGGTCAACCATTTCGGGGGTTTTGCTGCCCGTCGACGGTATTATATCCGGGAAAGGGGTGGCACTTTGCCGGCGTTTTGCCTATAAGCAGCCGGATTCGGATAACGATGAACTGTCACATTCGCTGGCGTTAGGTTGATCACTGACCGCCAGGCTGTGCGCCATTATAATCGGTAAAAGGCTCGATCTCTTGACCAGCAAAACCCCCTTGCTCGACCGCGTCGTCACGCCGGCCCAACTGCGCCAGCTCGACCCCTCGGACCTGCGCCAGTTGGCGGACGAATTGCGCCAGGAGACCATTGATGCCGTTTCGGTGACGGGCGGGCATCTGGGCGCCGGACTCGGCGTTGTCGAGTTGACCACGGCGATCCACTACGTATTCGATACGCCTTACGATCGCCTGATCTGGGATGTAGGACATCAGGCCTATCCGCATAAGATTTTGACCGGCCGGCGCGACCGGATTCGGACGCTGCGCCAAGGCGGCGGTTTGTCCGGCTTCGTGAAGCGTTCGGAATCGGAATACGACCCGTTCGGCACCGCCCATTCATCGACCTCCATCTCTGCCGCCCTCGGCATGGCGGTCGGCAGCGAGATGCAGGGCCGCAAGCGCGCCTGCATCGCCGTCATCGGCGACGGCTCGATGTCGGCCGGCATGGCTTACGAAGCCATGAACAATGCCGGATCGCTCGACACAAAGTTGATCGTGATCCTCAACGACAACAACATGTCGATCGCGCCGCCGGTGGGCGCGCTGTCGGCCTATCTTTCGCGGTCGCTCTCATCGACATCGTTCCGCTCGCTGCGCCATTTCGCGAAAGACGTGTCGCGGATCCTGCCCAACCGCCTGCAGAAGATGGCGGCGCGGGCCGAGGAATATGCCCGCGGCATCATCTCGGGCGGCGGCACCTTGTTCGAGGAACTCGGCTTTTACTATGTCGGCCCGATCGATGGTCACAACATCGACCATCTGCTGCCGGTCCTGCAGAACTTGGCTAAATCCGATGAGCCCGGTCCGGTCCTGGTCCATGTCGTAACACAAAAGGGCAAGGGCTATGCCCCGGCCGAAAACTCTGCCGACCGCTACCATGGCGTCGTCAAATTCGACGTCGCCACCGGCGTTCAGCAGAAATCGGCACCCAAGGCGCCCAGCTATACCGGCGTCTATGCCAAGGCGCTGATTGCCGAGGCCAAGGCTGACGACAAGATCGTCGCCGTCACCGCGGCCATGCCGTCGGGCACCGGCCTTGACGCCTTCGGCAAGGAATTCCCGGATCGCACCTTCGACGTTGCGATCGCCGAGCAGCACGCCGTGACGTTCTGCGCCGGCATGGCGACGGAAGGCATGAAGCCGTTCTGCACGATCTATTCGACCTTCCTGCAGCGCGGCTACGATCAGGTCGTGCATGACGTCGCCATTCAGAGCCTGCCGGTGCGTTTTGCCATTGATCGCGCGGGTCTGGTGGGGGCTGACGGTCAGACCCATGCCGGCAATTACGACATTGCCTATCTGGGGTGCCTTCCGAATTTCGTGCTGATGGCGCCATCCGATGAACTGGAGCTGATGCATATGGTGGCGACAGCCGCGGCGATCGACGATCGCCCGGTCGCGTTCCGCTATCCGCGTGGCGAGGGCATCGGCCTTGATCTGCCGACGCGCGGCGAAGTGCTGCCGATCGGCAAGGGCCGTATCGTGCGCGAGGGAACCAAGATCGCGATCCTGAATTACGGCACCAGGATGGTTGAAGTGCTGAAGGCCGCCGATGAACTCGGGGCCAAGGGATTGAGCTGCACGGTCGCCGACGCACGTTTCTGCAAGCCGCTCGATGAAGATCTGGTGAAGCGCCTGGCGCGTGAACACGAAGTGTTGATCACGATCGAGGAAGGCGCCATTGGCGGCTTTGCCGCACATGTCCTACAGTTCCTGGCCAAGAGCGGTGCCCTGGACAAAGGCTTGAAGATCCGACCGATGACGCTGCCCGATACCTGCATCGATCACGATGCCCCGCAAAAGCAATACGATGTGGCATGTCTCAATGCCCGCCATATCGTCAGCGAGGCTCTGACTGCCCTGGGCGTGGCCGAGGCGAGCGCACGGGCATGAGCATTTTGCGTGTGTCCCGCCGCCAGGCGCTGGTGATGATCGGCGCGGCTGCGGCTTTGCGACCGAGCCTTTCCCTCGCGCAAGGTGCTGAACCTGTCGATCTGGTTAAGGCGTTCTATGCGACGTTGCTCGATTGCATGCAGCACGGCGCGGAACTCGGCTTTGACGGCCGATATCAAAAGATCGAGCCGGTATTGAACAATACCTTCGATGTCGCGACGATGTGCAAGATTGCGGTCGGTCCGGAATGGACCAAGATGTCGGGCGAGAAGAAGGGTGCCGTGCTGGTGACCTTCAACAAGTACATGGTCACGACCTATGCCGCGCGCTTCAAGTCCTTCAAGAACCAGAAGTTCGAAGTCGGCGAAGCAACGCCTGCAGGCGATAGCCGCACGCTGGTCGAGAGCAAGCTCATTCGCTCGAACGGGGAGCCGGTCGCACTCAACTATCTGTTCCGCTTCAACCAGAATGTCTGGCGCGTGATCGACATCTATCTCTCCGGCTCGATCTCGCAAATGGCGCAGATGCGCTCTGACTTTTCCAAAGTCGTTGTCGATGGCGGCCCGGATGCCCTCATTGCCTCGCTCGAACAGAAGATCGAAGATCTCAAGAAAGAAGCCTGACACGGGCTTCCCTGAGGGACCAAGAGGGGCGGGCGGCCACGAATCGCCCGCCCCTTTTTTTGCGGTTTTTTATGCCTGTCGGGCGTCGCTGGGCGGCTTACCCATCAGCACCGGCATGAACGCGAAGATCACGACGAGCAGCATGCCGAGAGCGATCAACAGCAACAAGCCCATGCGGGCCGTGCCGGGATGACTCGACATGGCAAGGCTGCCAAAAGATGAGCCGGTCGTCAGCGCACTGAACAACACGGCGCGCGCTGTGCTGGTCGACAATGGATTGGTGATACCACGCCGCCAGTTCACCACGAAATAGATGTCGAAGGCGACGCCGATGCCGAGCAGCAGCGGCAAGGCGATGATATTGGCGAAGTCCAGCTTCAGGCCGAAGCTGACGCAAACGACGATCGTGCCAAGCGCGGTCAGCAGCAGGGGTAGCATGACGTAGATCACGTCGCGCGGACGACGGAGAATGACCACCAGGAGCACAGCGATCGCTATCACCGCCGTCAGGCTGGCGATCTGGAAGGCCTTCGTCACGGCACGACCGGATTCATAGATCTGCACGGCCGGTCCGGTGGCTTCGGGCGCGACGCTGCGGACGGCGTTTACGAAGTTCGCGAGCACCGCACTGTCGTTGCTGTCACCCTTTGGCATGACAGTCAGGCGCATCTCGCCATCAGCCGCGACCCATTGCGATTTGATCTCATCCGGCAGGGTGTCGAGGCTGACGCTCTCGGCCGTCAGGGCCGAGGCCAGCATCTTCATGCGCGGCATCAGGCCATCGACCAGCATGCGCTGCAGTTCCGGGTAGAGCGACGGGTCGGCGCCGGCGGCCTGGTCCAGCAGGCGCGCCAATTGCTGAGCCTTGTCGGAAGACGGCAGCGCCTCGCGTAGCTTGGCGGCGCATTGCTTCAGTGAGGCGCGGATCTCGTCGGTGGTCGGCGCCGGTTTTGTCGTCACCGGTTCCAGCGTGACGCCCATCAGCAATTGCAGGTCCTGGAGGATGGCAAGTTTCGCCTCCTGGTCTTTCGGCACGAAGCTGGATGCCGAGATAACGGCATAGACCTCACGCAGCTTGGAGAGCTTTTCCTTCAGCGCGTCCGCGGAAGCCGCATCCTTGGCGACGATCTCGATGGCATAAGGCGAGCGGATCGGATCCTTCATCAGGTCAAGGATCGCGGCCATGGACTCGACCTTGGGATCCTTGAGGTGAAGCGGATGAAAGTCGAATTCCAGGCGTGGCGACAGGCCGAGCCCGGCAAGCGCAAGGACGGCCCAGAAAACGAGAACGGAGCGACGGTGGCGCACAAGCCACGTGTCCGCCGCCCGACCCCACGCAAAGCCCAACTCGCCGGCCAGAACCTTGGGTTTGAAGAGGGCAAGAAGTGCCGGCAGAAGCGTTAGGTTCAGCACCAGGGTAATGGCCATGCCGCCAGTTGCGATTTTGCCGAGTTCTGAAACGCCGCGGTAATCCGTCGGGATGAAGGCGGCAAAACCCACGGCAATCGCGATGGCTGCCAGCGTCAGTGGCCGGGCCATGGCCGTGCCAGTGCGCACCAATGCGCCAGCGAGGCCGCCCTCGAGCTTCTCCTGGCCGTAGCGAACGCCGAACTGGATGCCGAAATCGATCGAGAGGCCGATGAACATCACCGCAAAGGCCACGGAGATGAGATTGAGTTTCCCGACCGCCAGTGTCGCAAAGGCAAAGGTCAGGATGAGGCCGACGATGAGAGTGACGAATGTTGCCAGGATGAGCTTGACCGATCGCAGGGCCATGAACAGCCACAACAGGACGAGGACCGTCGAGATGATGAGCGCCCAACCCATGCCCTCGGCGACAGTTGCAAACTCGTCATCATTCAGTGCCACTGGCCCGGTCAGGCGCACGCTCACGCCGGTGTCTGGCGTCAGCCCCAGTTCCTTGATCGACTCCCGGATGAAGCCGGTCGCTGCGGCGCCGGGCTTCAGCGCGGCGAAGTCCCGGTTTGGCTGAGTCAGAATGAGACGCCGCAGGTCACGTGGCTCGGTCGGCCGGTCCAGCAGCAGAGTTTGCCATGACATGGCCTGGCGCCCGCCGGACAGCGCATCGCTGAGGGTGCCTGATATCGCCGATAGCGGCTTTTCCAGTCGATCGACGCTGGCGGCCTTCTGAATGATCCCATCCATGGCGAGCGAGAACACGTCGAACAGGCCCCGGAGGCTTGGATCCTGGGTCAGGGAGCCGATGAAGGGCTGCGCTTCGATGACGGCATCTGCAATCTTCTGCACCTGATCGACGGGCAGGAAGAGCAGGCCATATTTCTCGAAATAGGGTCCGCCATCGGCGCGACGCGCGGTTGCAAACAGATCCTTCCGGGTCTGGATCTTGGCGAACAGGGCCGCAGCGGCATCCTCGGCGGCGTCCGGCGTCTTGCCGTCGATCATCACCACCAGCAGGCCCGTGTTCTGTGGGAACAGCGTGTTGAAATGCGCCAGTTCCTTCCGCCACGGTAGATCCGGCGAGATCATGTTGGCCGTATCGGTATCCATCCCGAGATGTCGCGCCGTAAAGGCACCGGCCGTGACGGTCAACAGCAGCGACAGGATCACGAGCAGGACGGCGCGACGCTCACTCCAGGCCACCAGGCGGCTGACAAATGCTTCCAACATCAGATCAAATCTCGCGATAAAGAATGAGGACGATACCCACCAGGCAGAAGAAGGTCGGCCACAACCAGCCGCAGATCGCTCGACCGCGTCCGTCCAGCCGCAATTCCAGCCAGCGCGCCCAGGCCGCCCATATCCCCAAGACGGCAATCGGCATATGGGTCATTTCGATCAGCAATAGTTCTTTCACATTGGCGATCGAATGGGAATGCGTCAGCAGCATCATGCCGCCAACCGCGCTCAGCAGTGGAAAGACATAGCGCGCCCAGTTGCGGGTCAGAACGCCGGTTCGAACACTCCATTCGAATCCGGCGAATCCCGTAATCAGCACCATGAAGAGCTTGTGCTGCACGAATTCAGGATCGCGCATGCTCTCGATCAGGCCCAGTGAACCAAACGGCCAGCCCTCCGCTTCTGAACGCACGAACAGAAAGCCGGCAAGCCCGATGAAGAGCAGGGGCCAGTGCTTGGCCCAGGGCGCCCGCCCCCCGCGCTCCAGCAGGGCAAGGACACCGATCAGCAGGACGAAGATGCCGGCCCAGTGGTGGTTATACTCCGACCAGGCGATGTCTTCCGCATTGCGCGGCAGTGGCACGCCGGAACCGGGCACGTAGACCTGCATATGGCTGAGCATGTCCTGGCCCATGCCGTCGCTCGCTTGGCGCTGCTCTTCATAATAGGCCAGCGTGCTTTTGTCGGGGCTGCTGAGCGAGGGCCATTTCGGCTCCAGGCGCCCGACAATATCGCTGAGGGTGGCGCGTCCTTCAGTGAGATCGATGGCCGGCGGCAATGAGGTAATCGACGCGGCAACAAACAGGACTGTGAGGCCGATGCCGATTTCGACCTCGACAAAGCGCTTGAGGCGCAGGAGCGGCGCCGCCCTGCCGCTGGCCAATTGTCGTACCGCAAAGGCATTGAAAGCGCCGAGCCCGAGCAGGGTCAAAAACAGGATGCTCTTGGTACCCAGCATCATGCCATAAGCGGTGCCATACATCGCCTCGGGCGAGCCGACGTAATAGACCAGCATGACGATGCCGGAGGCAGCGATCGCGAGCACGGAGAGTGCCGACAAATGGGAAAAGCGCAGGCCGATGCGTTCGAGGACCGGCCCTGCCGGCAGCTTGCCGACGGCATAGAGAAAGGCCGGCAGCCCGCCGATCCAGATTGCGGCACCCAAATGGTGAAGAGCGGTCGCCACAATGAGGATGTTCTGGTTATCCAGCCGTGCCGCGGCGTGGCTGGTGGCGATGCCGGCAAAGATGTCGGCGAGGGCAAGGAAGGGAAGGGGAAGATCGCTGGCGCCCCCGCGCCGCGCCAACAGAAGGACAGCGACCAGTGCCGCACCCAGGCGCAGTAATTGTGCCGTGGCGTAGGTTCCACCGAGGGCATTGAGGTAGCTGCCATCGGTCGTGCCGGCAAGAATGG
This window contains:
- a CDS encoding ABC transporter substrate-binding protein, with translation MSILRVSRRQALVMIGAAAALRPSLSLAQGAEPVDLVKAFYATLLDCMQHGAELGFDGRYQKIEPVLNNTFDVATMCKIAVGPEWTKMSGEKKGAVLVTFNKYMVTTYAARFKSFKNQKFEVGEATPAGDSRTLVESKLIRSNGEPVALNYLFRFNQNVWRVIDIYLSGSISQMAQMRSDFSKVVVDGGPDALIASLEQKIEDLKKEA
- a CDS encoding copper resistance D family protein; amino-acid sequence: MSLLLDIFGFLSVLLSGFGRSAQCIYVGSLAFLFLAARPLCNSANAADAAVIDMTRRIAFFAAAFMFAVLAANLWAHTAILAGTTDGSYLNALGGTYATAQLLRLGAALVAVLLLARRGGASDLPLPFLALADIFAGIATSHAAARLDNQNILIVATALHHLGAAIWIGGLPAFLYAVGKLPAGPVLERIGLRFSHLSALSVLAIAASGIVMLVYYVGSPEAMYGTAYGMMLGTKSILFLTLLGLGAFNAFAVRQLASGRAAPLLRLKRFVEVEIGIGLTVLFVAASITSLPPAIDLTEGRATLSDIVGRLEPKWPSLSSPDKSTLAYYEEQRQASDGMGQDMLSHMQVYVPGSGVPLPRNAEDIAWSEYNHHWAGIFVLLIGVLALLERGGRAPWAKHWPLLFIGLAGFLFVRSEAEGWPFGSLGLIESMRDPEFVQHKLFMVLITGFAGFEWSVRTGVLTRNWARYVFPLLSAVGGMMLLTHSHSIANVKELLLIEMTHMPIAVLGIWAAWARWLELRLDGRGRAICGWLWPTFFCLVGIVLILYREI
- a CDS encoding MMPL family transporter is translated as MLEAFVSRLVAWSERRAVLLVILSLLLTVTAGAFTARHLGMDTDTANMISPDLPWRKELAHFNTLFPQNTGLLVVMIDGKTPDAAEDAAAALFAKIQTRKDLFATARRADGGPYFEKYGLLFLPVDQVQKIADAVIEAQPFIGSLTQDPSLRGLFDVFSLAMDGIIQKAASVDRLEKPLSAISGTLSDALSGGRQAMSWQTLLLDRPTEPRDLRRLILTQPNRDFAALKPGAAATGFIRESIKELGLTPDTGVSVRLTGPVALNDDEFATVAEGMGWALIISTVLVLLWLFMALRSVKLILATFVTLIVGLILTFAFATLAVGKLNLISVAFAVMFIGLSIDFGIQFGVRYGQEKLEGGLAGALVRTGTAMARPLTLAAIAIAVGFAAFIPTDYRGVSELGKIATGGMAITLVLNLTLLPALLALFKPKVLAGELGFAWGRAADTWLVRHRRSVLVFWAVLALAGLGLSPRLEFDFHPLHLKDPKVESMAAILDLMKDPIRSPYAIEIVAKDAASADALKEKLSKLREVYAVISASSFVPKDQEAKLAILQDLQLLMGVTLEPVTTKPAPTTDEIRASLKQCAAKLREALPSSDKAQQLARLLDQAAGADPSLYPELQRMLVDGLMPRMKMLASALTAESVSLDTLPDEIKSQWVAADGEMRLTVMPKGDSNDSAVLANFVNAVRSVAPEATGPAVQIYESGRAVTKAFQIASLTAVIAIAVLLVVILRRPRDVIYVMLPLLLTALGTIVVCVSFGLKLDFANIIALPLLLGIGVAFDIYFVVNWRRGITNPLSTSTARAVLFSALTTGSSFGSLAMSSHPGTARMGLLLLIALGMLLVVIFAFMPVLMGKPPSDARQA
- the dxs gene encoding 1-deoxy-D-xylulose-5-phosphate synthase produces the protein MTSKTPLLDRVVTPAQLRQLDPSDLRQLADELRQETIDAVSVTGGHLGAGLGVVELTTAIHYVFDTPYDRLIWDVGHQAYPHKILTGRRDRIRTLRQGGGLSGFVKRSESEYDPFGTAHSSTSISAALGMAVGSEMQGRKRACIAVIGDGSMSAGMAYEAMNNAGSLDTKLIVILNDNNMSIAPPVGALSAYLSRSLSSTSFRSLRHFAKDVSRILPNRLQKMAARAEEYARGIISGGGTLFEELGFYYVGPIDGHNIDHLLPVLQNLAKSDEPGPVLVHVVTQKGKGYAPAENSADRYHGVVKFDVATGVQQKSAPKAPSYTGVYAKALIAEAKADDKIVAVTAAMPSGTGLDAFGKEFPDRTFDVAIAEQHAVTFCAGMATEGMKPFCTIYSTFLQRGYDQVVHDVAIQSLPVRFAIDRAGLVGADGQTHAGNYDIAYLGCLPNFVLMAPSDELELMHMVATAAAIDDRPVAFRYPRGEGIGLDLPTRGEVLPIGKGRIVREGTKIAILNYGTRMVEVLKAADELGAKGLSCTVADARFCKPLDEDLVKRLAREHEVLITIEEGAIGGFAAHVLQFLAKSGALDKGLKIRPMTLPDTCIDHDAPQKQYDVACLNARHIVSEALTALGVAEASARA
- the ispH gene encoding 4-hydroxy-3-methylbut-2-enyl diphosphate reductase gives rise to the protein MRVVLAQPRGFCAGVERAIEIVERAIERFGPPVYVRHEIVHNRHVVEGLRAKGAVFVEELDEIPEGRYAIFSAHGVSKTVVQAARERGLNVIDATCPLVSKVHTEGTRYADQGRQVILIGHAGHPEVEGTMGQVPGGVLLISTTDDVAKLEVKDPSKLAYITQTTLSVDDTKAVIEALKERFPEIVGPSTKDICYATQNRQQAVRQLSEQVDLVLVIGAPNSSNSNRLKELAKELGIKSYLIEDASQLKPEWLADVHSVGVSAGASAPDVLVQDLVARLQELKDVQVELMAGVEENVRFRLPPELADQPAAAQ